The sequence below is a genomic window from Egibacteraceae bacterium.
CGGCACCATGACCTGCGCGTCGCGGTCCACGCCGAGCGTCGCGCCGAGGCGCTCCACCACCCCGACGACCCGGAAGCGCAGGCCGGCGACGGTGACGGTGCGCCCGAGCGGGTCGGCGTCCCCGAACAGCCCCGCCGCGGCGCTGGCGCCGAGGACGGCGACGCGCCGGCCGGTGAGCACGTCGGACTCGGTCAGGAACTCGCCGCGGGCGACCGGACGGTTCACGACCACGTCGAAGTCCTCGGTCACGCCGAGGACGCTCGCGAACGCCGACACGCCGCCGGCGCGCACGGTCTCGCCGCTGGCCAGGTTGCCGGTGACCGCGGCGCGCCCGGCCAGGCGCCGGTCGATGCGCTCGACGTCGTCCAGGCTGAACTTCGACAGCGTGGGTGCGGCCCCGAACTCGAACGTGCCGGGCGCCACGATCAGCAGGTTCGAGCCGAGGTCCTCCACGCCGGCGGTGACCTCGTCGCGCGCGCCCGTGCCGACCGCGACGAGCAGCACGACGCTCATCACGCCGATGACCACGCCGAGGGTCGTGAGCGCGGCCCGCAGCCGGTTCGCGGCGATGGCGGTGGCCGCGACCTTGGTCGCCTCGGTGAGCCTCACCCGTCCACGT
It includes:
- a CDS encoding ABC transporter permease, with the protein product MRLTEATKVAATAIAANRLRAALTTLGVVIGVMSVVLLVAVGTGARDEVTAGVEDLGSNLLIVAPGTFEFGAAPTLSKFSLDDVERIDRRLAGRAAVTGNLASGETVRAGGVSAFASVLGVTEDFDVVVNRPVARGEFLTESDVLTGRRVAVLGASAAAGLFGDADPLGRTVTVAGLRFRVVGVVERLGATLGVDRDAQVMVPITAAQRLFGTRRVDTIFVKAPESDVLGRVAEEVRAELALRFDDEEFSVVTQEEILGVAGEILDTLTLVLAAIAGISLLVGGIGVSNIMLVSVSERTREIGLRKALGARTRDITLQFLVEAVLLCGVGGVLGIGAGLGLATVAERLTPLPATVTAWSVALAFGVSVGVGVAFGVFPARRAGRLDPVVALRYE